The region ACGTATACTTTAGTGACGGGCAAATATCATGGTCGTCCATAATCGCGGGACTGATGTTCATGGCTCTCGGTATGATATTGCAGGGTGCGCTGGATGCCATCGATCTCATCTATGGTATGGGTCACGTGAGTCCCGTTCTTATAGGTGTGGAAACAGCTTCAGGCATCTTCATAGCCATGTTTGGCGGAATGCTCAATTCGAGCGTCAGGGGACATGAAACGGCGGTAATCGAAGAGAAAAGCAGCGGGACAAGCGAGCTTACTACCAGGGCTTTAAAATGAAATGGGCCGACTGGAAGGAAACCTACCTGTCGATCCTGAAGGATTTCTCTTATAGTGTCGAACGGGAGGTCAGTGCTTCGATGGCAGCCATGCGCGCAACATCCGTTACCAGGTGCCTCAAAGAAAAAGACGCGCTGGGCGAGCTGCGTCACAGGATTCATCCTGATTGCATTGTCTGTGGGAACAGCCGGGAACTGGAGGACGATATACGCGAACTGCTCGAAGGTGGCGGTATGCAGGGATTCACTGTAATAGCAGCTGATGCTGCCGGTCCGAGGATCGGCCGCCTTGGCGTAATTCCGGATATCATCGTAACGGATATGGATGGGGAACCTGAGGCCGAAATGGAACAGAATCGGAGGGGTACACTGCTCCTGCTGCATTTTCATGGTGATAACATAGTGCTCGCATCGGACGTATCAAAGCTGCTGAGCGG is a window of Candidatus Sysuiplasma acidicola DNA encoding:
- a CDS encoding DUF115 domain-containing protein, which translates into the protein MKWADWKETYLSILKDFSYSVEREVSASMAAMRATSVTRCLKEKDALGELRHRIHPDCIVCGNSRELEDDIRELLEGGGMQGFTVIAADAAGPRIGRLGVIPDIIVTDMDGEPEAEMEQNRRGTLLLLHFHGDNIVLASDVSKLLSGQFIVTAQSKPQRGVFNFGGFTDGDRSVLLAEEFGARRIVLAGFDFLLPFENGRDGEIKLRKLEWAKAIIEGVRRRGVMLFGANEFATLMETNKKVNV